A window of Candidatus Cloacimonadota bacterium contains these coding sequences:
- the recG gene encoding ATP-dependent DNA helicase RecG: protein MKKAEIIRDTNTAIQFLKGVGEARARQLDKLGIKTVRDLMEYFPRDYITRKLQPAIRGLKPGDRIAMTAMVNWVDERPSRAGKNILSVGISDGQATLTCTWFRYPQSYLTLFKPGLNIWVSGNLSEYGGRLQLMHPEFEQMDDVDEEDFWKNREVLPIYGLSGNLTQKFFRKAIHAAFEEFARQIEENLPANTLTKHVFEPRRVALQKMHFTHNPKELSRTRERFAYEEFFYSQLLWARYKHQHTTQVQGIKFENKRKLTSALYKDLPYKLTGAQKRVINEIFDDMCGEKQMTRLLQGDVGSGKTIVTLFAMLLAVENGFQSALMAPTEILADQHFGNISGMVSDLGLNVVLLKGGSYKGKAQVKAEIADGSAQIVIGTHALLQSDITFQNLGFVAVDEQHRFGVQQRADLAKKDKHPDLLYLSATPIPRSLSQTVYGDLEVSVLDEVPANRIPVITKVRSPQQIDMVFGEVGEELAAGRQAYVVCPLIEESDKLDIVDAQRMHKHVSEMVFPQYSCVLLHGRMSSAEKDEIMLRFKNGEIKILVSTTVIEVGVDIPNASAMIIDHAERFGLAQLHQLRGRVGRGGQQAWCYLIAHLPLSKVANERLNTMMRSTDGFLIAEKDLELRGPGEFFGTEQSGMPSFKHANLITDQGWLRKAREDAFAIIASDPDLGSENNALIKKFHTTQHIDKEKLIQY, encoded by the coding sequence ATGAAAAAAGCTGAAATCATCCGCGATACTAACACAGCCATCCAGTTTTTGAAGGGAGTGGGCGAGGCGAGAGCGCGTCAACTGGACAAACTGGGGATAAAAACGGTTCGCGATTTGATGGAATATTTTCCACGCGATTATATCACACGCAAGCTCCAGCCAGCCATCCGAGGTTTGAAGCCGGGGGATAGAATCGCCATGACCGCCATGGTGAACTGGGTGGATGAACGCCCCAGCCGGGCGGGGAAAAACATTTTGAGCGTGGGAATCAGCGATGGGCAGGCAACCCTGACCTGCACTTGGTTTCGCTATCCGCAAAGCTATCTGACTCTGTTTAAACCAGGCTTGAATATCTGGGTGAGTGGAAATTTGAGCGAATACGGCGGGCGGCTCCAACTGATGCACCCTGAATTTGAGCAGATGGACGACGTGGATGAGGAGGATTTTTGGAAAAACAGGGAAGTCCTTCCCATCTATGGGCTGAGCGGAAATCTGACCCAAAAGTTTTTCCGGAAAGCGATACACGCGGCTTTTGAGGAATTCGCCAGGCAAATTGAGGAAAATCTGCCCGCCAATACCCTGACAAAACACGTTTTCGAACCCCGACGCGTGGCTTTGCAAAAAATGCACTTTACACATAATCCGAAGGAATTGTCAAGGACGCGGGAAAGATTCGCCTATGAGGAATTTTTCTATTCGCAACTTTTGTGGGCGCGATACAAACACCAGCACACCACCCAGGTTCAGGGAATAAAATTTGAGAATAAAAGGAAGCTGACATCGGCTCTGTATAAGGATTTGCCATATAAACTGACCGGCGCTCAAAAAAGGGTGATAAACGAGATATTTGACGATATGTGTGGGGAAAAACAAATGACGCGCCTGTTACAAGGGGACGTGGGCTCCGGAAAGACGATTGTGACGCTGTTTGCCATGCTCCTGGCTGTGGAAAACGGATTTCAGTCGGCGTTGATGGCGCCCACGGAAATCCTGGCAGACCAACATTTTGGCAATATCAGCGGCATGGTTTCGGATTTGGGGCTGAACGTGGTTTTGTTAAAAGGAGGCAGCTACAAGGGAAAAGCGCAGGTCAAGGCTGAAATCGCCGATGGTTCAGCCCAAATCGTGATTGGAACCCACGCGCTTTTGCAGAGCGATATCACATTCCAAAATCTGGGCTTTGTGGCGGTGGACGAACAACATCGCTTCGGGGTTCAACAGCGGGCGGATTTGGCAAAAAAGGACAAACATCCGGATTTGTTGTATCTGAGCGCCACGCCCATTCCACGTTCGCTGTCGCAGACAGTTTATGGAGATTTGGAAGTGTCTGTGTTGGATGAAGTTCCGGCAAATCGTATCCCGGTTATCACGAAGGTTCGCTCCCCGCAACAGATTGATATGGTTTTTGGCGAAGTGGGAGAAGAACTCGCGGCGGGGAGGCAAGCTTACGTGGTTTGTCCCCTGATTGAGGAATCCGACAAACTGGACATCGTGGACGCCCAACGGATGCATAAACATGTGTCGGAGATGGTTTTCCCCCAGTATTCCTGTGTGTTGTTGCACGGGAGGATGAGCTCGGCAGAAAAGGATGAAATCATGTTGCGCTTCAAAAATGGAGAAATCAAAATCCTGGTTTCAACAACGGTGATTGAGGTGGGCGTGGATATTCCCAACGCTTCGGCGATGATTATTGACCACGCGGAAAGGTTTGGCCTGGCTCAACTGCATCAGCTTCGAGGCAGGGTGGGACGCGGTGGACAGCAGGCCTGGTGTTATTTAATCGCACATCTGCCCCTGAGCAAAGTGGCTAACGAACGGCTGAACACGATGATGCGCAGCACGGATGGATTCCTCATCGCGGAAAAAGATTTGGAACTGAGGGGACCGGGGGAGTTTTTTGGCACGGAACAATCTGGTATGCCGAGCTTTAAACACGCCAACTTGATTACCGACCAGGGTTGGTTGCGCAAAGCCCGGGAAGACGCCTTCGCCATCATCGCCAGCGACCCGGATTTGGGAAGCGAAAACAACGCTCTAATCAAAAAATTCCACACCACTCAACACATTGATAAAGAGAAACTTATCCAGTATTGA
- a CDS encoding S8 family serine peptidase has product MKKLTLLTLLVIALSAVSAIKFDPDIFYSRTVIVCFTKDAVGNDTGKIETSLEDGIVRTGLETFDALATEYGIVDLRQMHPYVKVPTWNDNGIYLQNHYRVILDSDEYIDDAVEALAKDKNLIYAELEGINRTKFVPNDPMVTQQYVHSRVRSYEAWDYVMGSYDVKIAITDSGVKWNHPDLRANIWINPAESAGMTINWDAGTIHGGDGVDAGEGGGKIDDLIGWDFVGNDNNPMQNYPSNDHGTHVAGCAAAVGDNGIGLVGTSPIASIISCKGSPDTSPSTGIQYAYDQIKYSAELGADIINASWGSPGSGVYPNSIVNYATALGSLVVTAAGNDNVEHNASYQDYPADCDNALCVASTGQQDIKSNFSDYGEPIDICAPGEGILSTIITGNGYDAYDGTSMASPVAAGVCALVKALHPQMTPNQLRQRVMMTADYHYDANPNYLGKLGTGRINAYAATMFDKIPNITIDDTMLAELEGDGDGIPNPGETIQLKVSLNNYLDPFTGLAWLTGNNLTATLTCNYPGITILDDTASFGTLSPGSTMWNNSQPFKFRAASTLPSESIPFELVISANQDSNFPYNKTLPFSVDLSLVQAGWPHHVGGASSSSAILFNLDTNPDLEVIFGDPTGNIRAVKANGSSVPGFPINAGAPIIGSIAMGNLDSSSTKHFAANLQNSNVLLFNQNGEVLWTVPAGGNLRSGPVMADLANNNQGKIITVTQTGSLVVLNADGTAYPNFPVALGGACLASPAIADLNGDGIHEIIVATLNGNLHAINSATGQNIAGFPVTMPGGSQNAITIANIDNDPDPEIIVTTSTSGHILVYNHDGSLLFEKNVGSQIKTSAVVADVNGDDNKEIIVIGATGIVHVLNSSGNNLPNTPISIGQAVECTPTIAYFDGDNYAGIIFGDTNGYVHSLRVDGTESPNFPIRINGNVKTSAALADIDRDGDLDIVIPNDDSFYVIDIKRAAQQIPWPCYLGGYNRSGNIMQYTPVQDIETPALVTELRGNYPNPFNPSTLISYTLANPGQVSLEIFNQKGQLVNTLVNADLPAGNHQVEWNGRDSGGQTVSSGVYFYRMRSGKYSSTRKMVMMK; this is encoded by the coding sequence ATGAAAAAGCTGACCCTCCTGACCCTGCTGGTCATCGCGTTGAGCGCGGTGTCCGCCATTAAATTTGACCCGGATATATTCTATTCGCGTACCGTGATTGTGTGTTTCACCAAAGACGCGGTGGGCAACGATACCGGCAAAATAGAGACGAGCCTGGAAGACGGAATTGTTCGAACCGGGCTGGAAACTTTTGACGCTCTGGCGACTGAATATGGAATCGTTGACCTGCGTCAAATGCACCCATACGTGAAGGTTCCCACCTGGAACGACAACGGTATCTATCTGCAAAACCACTATCGCGTTATCCTCGATTCAGACGAATATATCGACGACGCGGTGGAGGCTTTGGCGAAGGATAAAAACTTGATTTACGCCGAATTGGAAGGCATTAACCGCACAAAATTCGTGCCCAATGACCCCATGGTGACCCAGCAATATGTTCATTCCCGTGTCCGCAGCTATGAAGCCTGGGACTACGTTATGGGCTCCTATGACGTGAAAATCGCCATCACAGACTCCGGTGTGAAATGGAACCATCCCGACCTGAGGGCAAACATCTGGATTAACCCCGCCGAATCCGCCGGTATGACCATCAACTGGGATGCCGGAACCATCCACGGTGGAGACGGAGTTGACGCGGGTGAAGGCGGCGGAAAAATCGACGACCTGATTGGCTGGGACTTTGTTGGCAACGACAACAACCCCATGCAAAACTATCCCAGTAACGACCATGGCACCCACGTGGCAGGTTGCGCGGCAGCGGTTGGAGACAACGGCATCGGCCTTGTTGGCACATCTCCCATCGCTTCCATCATTTCCTGCAAAGGTTCCCCGGACACATCACCCTCCACGGGAATCCAATATGCCTATGACCAGATTAAATATTCCGCGGAATTGGGCGCCGATATCATCAACGCCAGTTGGGGCAGCCCCGGCAGCGGAGTGTATCCAAATTCCATCGTGAACTATGCCACAGCGCTGGGTTCTCTGGTGGTGACAGCCGCTGGCAACGACAACGTGGAACATAACGCCAGCTATCAGGATTATCCCGCGGATTGTGACAACGCTCTCTGCGTGGCTTCCACCGGGCAGCAGGATATCAAATCCAACTTTTCGGATTATGGCGAACCCATCGACATTTGCGCCCCAGGCGAAGGCATCCTTTCCACCATCATCACCGGAAACGGATATGACGCCTATGATGGAACTTCCATGGCCTCTCCCGTCGCCGCTGGAGTTTGCGCCTTGGTGAAGGCTCTTCATCCCCAAATGACACCCAACCAGCTCAGGCAACGAGTGATGATGACGGCTGATTATCACTATGACGCGAACCCGAACTATCTGGGCAAACTGGGCACAGGCAGAATCAACGCCTACGCCGCCACGATGTTTGACAAAATCCCCAACATCACCATCGACGACACGATGTTGGCAGAGCTGGAAGGCGATGGCGACGGCATCCCCAACCCCGGTGAAACCATTCAACTTAAAGTTTCCCTGAACAACTATCTGGACCCCTTCACCGGACTGGCATGGCTGACTGGAAACAACCTGACAGCCACGCTCACCTGCAATTATCCCGGAATCACCATCCTGGATGACACGGCTTCGTTTGGAACGCTTTCACCCGGCAGCACGATGTGGAACAACAGCCAGCCCTTCAAATTCAGAGCGGCTTCCACCCTGCCTTCAGAGTCCATTCCCTTCGAACTGGTGATTTCCGCGAATCAAGACTCCAATTTCCCCTACAATAAAACCCTGCCCTTCAGCGTTGACCTTTCCCTGGTTCAAGCCGGATGGCCACACCACGTTGGCGGAGCTTCCTCCTCCAGCGCCATCCTCTTCAATCTGGACACGAACCCGGATTTGGAAGTCATTTTTGGCGACCCTACCGGAAATATCCGTGCGGTGAAAGCAAACGGCAGTTCCGTCCCGGGATTTCCCATCAATGCTGGCGCACCCATCATCGGCTCAATCGCCATGGGCAATCTGGACAGCAGCAGCACCAAACACTTTGCCGCCAACCTCCAAAACAGCAACGTGTTGCTTTTCAACCAAAACGGTGAAGTCCTCTGGACTGTTCCAGCAGGCGGAAACCTGCGCAGCGGCCCCGTGATGGCGGATTTGGCAAACAACAACCAAGGCAAGATTATCACCGTGACCCAAACCGGAAGCCTGGTGGTTCTGAACGCCGACGGCACAGCCTATCCCAACTTCCCAGTGGCTCTGGGCGGAGCCTGTTTGGCATCACCAGCCATTGCCGACCTGAATGGTGACGGCATCCACGAAATCATTGTGGCAACCCTGAATGGAAACCTCCACGCCATCAACAGCGCCACGGGTCAAAACATCGCCGGTTTCCCCGTGACCATGCCCGGCGGCTCCCAAAACGCCATCACCATCGCCAATATCGACAACGACCCCGACCCTGAAATCATCGTGACCACCAGCACCTCTGGCCATATCTTGGTTTACAACCACGACGGCAGCCTGCTTTTCGAGAAAAATGTGGGCAGCCAGATTAAAACCAGCGCTGTGGTGGCGGACGTGAACGGTGATGACAACAAGGAAATCATCGTGATTGGCGCCACCGGAATCGTGCACGTGCTCAACAGTAGCGGGAACAACCTTCCCAACACACCGATAAGCATCGGACAGGCAGTTGAATGCACACCCACCATCGCCTATTTTGACGGTGATAACTACGCGGGAATCATCTTCGGCGACACCAACGGCTATGTCCACAGCCTGCGCGTGGATGGCACTGAATCTCCGAACTTCCCCATCCGCATCAACGGAAACGTGAAAACCTCTGCCGCGCTGGCGGATATCGACCGTGACGGCGACCTGGACATCGTGATTCCAAACGACGACAGTTTCTACGTTATCGACATCAAACGCGCCGCGCAACAGATTCCCTGGCCCTGCTATCTGGGCGGATACAACCGCTCCGG